In Ignavibacteriales bacterium, the following are encoded in one genomic region:
- a CDS encoding cell wall-active antibiotics response protein, translating to MRNLFGGLVLITFGTLFLLDNLDVADFGEIIGNYWPLILIFWGASILINPGKKRSSTTQINNSVVNQQYSSDIIHQSNVFGDVNSQISSTNFKGGSISTVFGDCSVDLTSASWSDGEHELKIHGVFGDTNIILPKGSAVTINANSTLGSLMIFGQSKNGFSSDLRTKTPEYESATGKLIIRITKVLGDVRVE from the coding sequence ATGCGAAATTTATTTGGAGGATTGGTCTTAATAACATTCGGTACCCTTTTCCTTCTCGATAATTTAGACGTTGCCGATTTCGGAGAAATCATAGGCAATTACTGGCCATTGATTTTGATATTTTGGGGCGCGAGTATTTTAATCAACCCGGGGAAAAAACGATCGTCAACTACTCAAATTAATAATTCTGTTGTCAATCAACAATATTCATCAGATATTATTCATCAATCGAATGTCTTCGGCGATGTGAATTCTCAAATATCATCTACAAATTTTAAAGGAGGATCTATTTCGACTGTTTTCGGGGATTGCTCGGTTGATCTGACAAGTGCGTCCTGGTCAGACGGTGAGCATGAGCTAAAAATTCACGGTGTTTTTGGCGATACTAATATCATACTCCCGAAAGGTTCGGCGGTAACTATAAATGCAAATTCTACTCTTGGATCGCTGATGATTTTCGGACAAAGTAAAAATGGTTTTTCCTCCGACTTACGTACAAAAACTCCCGAATATGAATCTGCGACCGGAAAATTGATTATTAGGATCACGAAAGTTTTAGGTGATGTCAGAGTTGAATAA
- the nth gene encoding endonuclease III, giving the protein MIRTDTIHPEETQRAGRIFHILKRSYTEDETALNHRTALDLLVATILSAQCTDKRVNLVTEKLFKEYHSVKDYANADVNHLEMMIKSTGFYHVKARHIVQTCQKLISDFNGIIPSTMKELLTLPGIGRKTANVILSNYFKKTEGIVVDTHVRRVSIRLHFSHQSSPENIERDLMTLFPKKDWITFGNIFVLHGRYICKSRKPLCPGCKIARYCPSRL; this is encoded by the coding sequence ATGATTCGTACTGATACTATTCATCCGGAGGAGACACAAAGAGCCGGTAGAATATTTCATATTTTAAAACGCAGTTATACTGAAGACGAAACCGCATTAAATCATCGAACTGCACTCGATTTACTTGTTGCCACAATTCTTTCTGCTCAATGCACTGATAAGAGAGTTAACTTAGTAACGGAAAAGTTATTCAAAGAATATCACTCGGTAAAAGATTATGCAAATGCCGATGTAAATCACTTAGAAATGATGATTAAATCGACAGGTTTTTATCATGTAAAAGCGAGGCATATCGTCCAGACATGTCAAAAATTAATTTCCGATTTCAACGGTATAATTCCCTCAACGATGAAAGAACTTCTCACACTACCGGGTATAGGCAGGAAAACCGCGAATGTAATATTGAGCAATTATTTTAAAAAGACAGAAGGTATCGTAGTTGATACACATGTTAGGCGTGTTTCTATTAGATTACATTTTTCACACCAATCTTCACCCGAAAATATTGAGCGGGATTTGATGACTCTCTTTCCAAAAAAAGACTGGATAACTTTTGGAAATATTTTTGTCCTGCATGGCAGGTACATTTGTAAATCCAGAAAACCATTATGTCCCGGTTGTAAAATAGCACGTTACTGTCCGTCCCGGTTATAA
- a CDS encoding Hsp20/alpha crystallin family protein — MTLIRWNPLRDVSAWHPVSFENMQREIDRVFNNFRSDILGVEGSKTLMPVVDIIERENEYNIKVELPGVEKKDVKITVQDDVLTIKGEKRQENERKGDNYHHVERSYGIFQRSFPLPTSVQGEKIDASFENGVLSLTIPKLEEAKPKEIEVKLK; from the coding sequence ATGACATTAATCAGATGGAATCCGTTAAGAGATGTCTCAGCATGGCATCCTGTATCATTCGAAAACATGCAAAGGGAAATAGATAGAGTGTTCAATAATTTCAGGAGTGACATTCTAGGTGTGGAAGGATCAAAAACACTTATGCCCGTGGTTGATATAATCGAACGGGAAAATGAATATAATATCAAAGTTGAACTCCCGGGTGTTGAAAAGAAGGATGTGAAAATCACTGTCCAGGATGATGTTCTTACAATTAAGGGTGAGAAGAGACAGGAAAACGAAAGAAAAGGTGATAATTATCATCACGTTGAACGATCATATGGTATATTTCAACGCTCATTTCCGCTTCCGACTTCGGTTCAAGGCGAAAAAATAGATGCTTCTTTTGAAAATGGAGTATTATCTCTTACAATCCCTAAACTTGAGGAAGCCAAACCGAAAGAAATAGAAGTTAAGTTAAAGTAA